The following nucleotide sequence is from Borrelia sp. A-FGy1.
TTAGAAATGATAAGAGTGATAGATCCTAATTCTTTTGAAGATTTAAGTAGATATTTAGATGAATATTTTATTTTAAGACAAAATAAAGGAGTGGCTTTAAGCAAAGCTAGAGTTGAAATTTTAAATGAAATTGTTTTTTCTATGATGATGGTAAGATTAGGTGAAGTTAAGACTTGTGTTTGTGGCTCTTTGTCATCTTCGAGCAAGGTATTAAGAATTGCATTGACTGTTCTTCCCAAGTTTAGGGATACTAAAATTGTATCGTCTTTTATGCTTATGGATACTTATAGCAGTTATGGCATGAATAACAGTACTTATTTTGGACATGAGGGCATTTTACTTTTTGCTGATTGTGCTGTAGTTATTAACCCCACTTGTGTAGAACTTGCAGAAATTGCAATACAAAGTGCACATTCTTTTAAGAATATTTTTTGCGTAGAGCCAAGAGTGGCTCTGTTAAGTTTTTCTACAAAAGGATCAGCCTATTCAATAGAAGTTGAAAAGGTTCAATGTGCTTTAGAGATTGTTAAAAGTAAATATAAAGACTTGATTATTGATGGAGAATTACAACTTGATGCAGCTTTAATTAAAAGCATTGCCGATAAAAAGTGCGTTAATTCTTTAGTTGCTGGTGCTGCAAATGTGTTGATTTTCCCTAGTTTGGAGGCTGGAAATATTGGGTATAAGCTTGTTGAAAGATTAGCTTTTGCTAAAGCCTATGGGCCTTTCTTGCAGGGATTTGAAATGAATATTAGTGATCTTTCAAGGGGATGTTCTGTAGATGATATTGTATTAACAAGTGCCCTCATGATAAGTAGTTAATTTATTTGAAATTTCAATAAATTCTTCAACGGAAATCTCTTCTGGTCTTTTATCTAGAAAATTTGTTAAAAATTCTTCTTTAAGGATTTTTTCACTTTTAACTAAATTGATAATTGTATTTTTAAGTTTTTTTCTACGGCTTGTAAATACTGTTCTCACTAATTTATTGAATTCTTTAAATTTTTTAATTTCTAGTTCTTTGGGAATAAGCTTAATAGTGCTAGATTTTACTTTGGGAATTGGATAGAAATTATTCTTATCAATGTCCATGATTTTAGTTACATTAAAATGTGACTGGACTAAAACTGTGAATGAAGAGTAGGTTTTGGTGCCATTCTTTGTAAGCATTCTATCTGCTAGTTCTTTTTGAACTGTAAATACCATTTGATTTAAAATTTTGTCTTCAATAAGCTTATATATTACTTTTGATGCAATGTTATAAGGTAGATTTGAAAATATTTTACTAACACTTTTTTTTTCTTCTTTATATGTTTTTAAGAAGTCACCTTCTATTAATTTGAAATTTTTAAATTTTTTAAAATATTCGTTTAAAATTTCTGAGTATTTTTTATCAATTTCGAAAGCAGTTAGAAAATTTGTTTTTTTAAGTAAAAGA
It contains:
- the pta gene encoding phosphate acetyltransferase, which produces MSSFNFKDYVFSRARESVIKNGNRASIVFPESSDIRILKAAIEVLRERIAGFVVLIGQRDGILKSLRKLIGSEDSILEMIRVIDPNSFEDLSRYLDEYFILRQNKGVALSKARVEILNEIVFSMMMVRLGEVKTCVCGSLSSSSKVLRIALTVLPKFRDTKIVSSFMLMDTYSSYGMNNSTYFGHEGILLFADCAVVINPTCVELAEIAIQSAHSFKNIFCVEPRVALLSFSTKGSAYSIEVEKVQCALEIVKSKYKDLIIDGELQLDAALIKSIADKKCVNSLVAGAANVLIFPSLEAGNIGYKLVERLAFAKAYGPFLQGFEMNISDLSRGCSVDDIVLTSALMISS
- the rsmA gene encoding 16S rRNA (adenine(1518)-N(6)/adenine(1519)-N(6))-dimethyltransferase RsmA, whose amino-acid sequence is MAINYNSINSIKTELDRKNIAPRKIWGQNYLINEYIREKIVDALDIKENETIWEIGPGLGAMTILLLKKTNFLTAFEIDKKYSEILNEYFKKFKNFKLIEGDFLKTYKEEKKSVSKIFSNLPYNIASKVIYKLIEDKILNQMVFTVQKELADRMLTKNGTKTYSSFTVLVQSHFNVTKIMDIDKNNFYPIPKVKSSTIKLIPKELEIKKFKEFNKLVRTVFTSRRKKLKNTIINLVKSEKILKEEFLTNFLDKRPEEISVEEFIEISNKLTTYHEGTC